One stretch of Anolis carolinensis isolate JA03-04 chromosome 3, rAnoCar3.1.pri, whole genome shotgun sequence DNA includes these proteins:
- the LOC103278395 gene encoding OX-2 membrane glycoprotein produces MIFTSFFVCIFWTDVIGAEQVIHKSVQTVTVGTNVTLRCQLAGKHDIVQVTWQKEHEKTKTNIATYSESHGSRVLGKYQSNVQLFQSGMTISAITFHMATLTDEGCYDCIFNTFPLGAISAKTCLRVYALTEPRVTVKHVIDPDSAGEGVLEISCSATGKPEPVITWKANKHLLIKPKEYVIQHSNKTMTVVSNFTHISSQVFHENPITCVIHHPSLNTTQELTVPVTVMEETPNKNPGTDITLTISILVALILLFFLFCCCWKVLRAEKRQCWVFPAYPGTVVDRKYIYTLQEVPVKSHPEGKLPDR; encoded by the exons ATGATCTTCACATCTTTTTTTGTCTGTATCTTCTGGACTGATGTGATTG GTGCAGAACAAGTAATTCACAAGTCTGTACAAACAGTTACAGTTGGAACCAATGTGACTTTACGCTGCCAGTTGGCTGGAAAGCATGACATTGTTCAGGTCACCTGGCAGAAGGAGCatgaaaaaaccaaaaccaacatAGCTACATACAGCGAATCCCATGGCTCTAGGGTACTGGGGAAATATCAAAGTAATGTGCAACTTTTCCAAAGTGGCATGACAATTTCTGCCATCACCTTCCACATGGCTACTTTGACTGATGAAGGCTGTTATGACTGTATCTTCAACACATTCCCCTTGGGAGCTATCTCAGCCAAGACATGTCTTAGGGTTTATG CTCTCACAGAACCTAGGGTGACAGTGAAGCACGTTATTGATCCAGACAGTGCTGGAGAAGGGGTGCTGGAAATCAGTTGCTCAGCAACAGGGAAGCCAGAGCCAGTGATCACCTGGAAGGCGAACAAACATCTCCTTATCAAGCCAAAGGAATATGTCATCCAGCACTCCAACAAGACAATGACTGTGGTCAGCAATTTCACTCACATATCCTCTCAAGTTTTCCATGAGAACCCGATTACCTGTGTTATTCATCATCCATCTTTAAACACTACACAAGAATTGACTGTACCTGTGACTGTGATGGAAGAAA CTCCAAACAAAAATCCAGGAACTGACATCACACTTACTATCAGCATTTTGGTTGCTCTGATTCTTCTATTTTTCCTATTCTGCTGCTGCTGGAAAGTACTTCGGGCAGAAAAAAGACAATGTTGG GTTTTTCCAGCATATCCTGGGACGGTAGTAGatagaaaatatatttatacTCTGCAAGAAGTCCCAGTGAAATCACATCCTGAAGGAAAGCTTCCCGACAGATGA